In one window of Aquimarina spinulae DNA:
- a CDS encoding M1 family aminopeptidase produces MFKSFLFKEIAMGIKRPMIYIFFFIFTIIATIGVINDNIVFGGAIGNVLKNAPHVITMYVANMSIFGLLIATAYFNNAALRDYQNHFDEILFSTPIDKASYFFGRFFGALFLSTIPLLGVLLGFLIGSDIGSESGMINANRIGDLQLSFFINNYFLYVLPNMFVSGAIIYAVALKWKSTIISFIATIIIIIGYLVAGTFLTDISTEYLAALTDILGVRAYQIDSKYFTSVEKNTNVISASGWLFINRILWVIIGLVIIISSYLSFSFIQKNKKVEKEKKVNKKEQSIRIFNLPKVQSSFNFTTSKKQFISFFKINFYTILKSNTFKIMLIVGALLLVNKLLNGFDFYGVKSYPVTYKMLDFNRPVSTIFGMIMLVFFSGELVWRERSSNISGVIDGSPHSSIVLLLAKITSLIAINVIFDMFLILISISYQLFSGYTSPDIDVYLLDFIYSGLSMYIAWSCILVFIQIIINHKYISYFISILLLFLFEFVIVDALGIESFMLNLGFTPNYQYSDMNGFGAALVSKNWFSLYWILFGFSLITIGSLLWIRGSVKGIKDRIKSAKKHFVKKYALTLITVFCLFFLTSCFVYYNTQVVNSYKSANEIEVMQVSYEKMYKKFENIPQPKFGDVTYEVDIYPEERNLLAKTHTVLLNKTNVAIDVLHYSISRYYATEKWDITLKIPNANLVFEDKELGYLIYKLDTPLQPGSKIDIVIEAVYKSQGFENSVSNLRVAKNGTFIQEAYILPTIGYDENNELMDQNDRKKYNLPVRKQMALLRTNDNINTKQNYFTEGESDWVNVETIISTSSNQIAIAPGTLIKEWKANGRSYFKYKNDHSSLNFVNFMSAEYEVSRKKWNGIDIEVYYHKDHDYNIDMMLDAIEESLKYYTKNFGPYVHNQARIIEIPRYYNFAQAFPGTMPYTEGGGFTTDLSNKNDNNIIEAIIAHEMAHQYWAHQVVGANMQGATMLSESFSEYAALMVMKNRIKDDRKMKQYLNYDFEKYLKGRSAETEKELPLYKVEDQGYIHYGKGSVVLYALQDYIGEDKMNTALKNFLDEYKYKEPPYPTTHDFLRHLKPQVPDSLNYLITDWIKEITLYDYRLKDATYKRKENGKYEVSMDIEAYKIKVDSLGVENKVSQRDWVDIGVYRDTDEKHLIYSKRVLFVDEKMNFSFEVDTIPAKAVIDPKRLLIERVIDDNSKEF; encoded by the coding sequence ATGTTTAAATCATTCCTTTTTAAAGAGATTGCTATGGGTATAAAAAGGCCCATGATATATATATTCTTTTTCATATTTACAATAATTGCAACTATCGGGGTTATCAATGATAATATCGTATTTGGAGGAGCTATAGGAAACGTATTAAAAAATGCTCCTCATGTTATCACAATGTATGTAGCGAATATGTCAATTTTTGGATTGTTAATCGCTACGGCATATTTTAACAATGCGGCTTTGAGAGATTATCAAAATCATTTCGATGAAATTCTTTTTAGTACACCCATTGATAAAGCTAGTTATTTTTTTGGTCGTTTTTTCGGAGCACTTTTTTTGTCTACGATCCCACTATTAGGTGTGCTTTTGGGGTTTTTAATTGGGTCTGATATTGGTTCCGAATCGGGAATGATAAATGCCAATAGAATAGGAGACCTTCAATTAAGCTTTTTTATAAATAATTATTTTTTATATGTGTTACCCAATATGTTCGTTTCGGGAGCTATTATTTATGCCGTAGCTCTAAAATGGAAAAGTACTATCATATCTTTTATCGCAACGATCATCATTATTATTGGATATCTGGTGGCAGGAACGTTCTTAACCGATATTAGCACCGAATACTTAGCTGCACTCACAGATATTTTGGGGGTTAGGGCATATCAAATAGATTCTAAATACTTTACAAGTGTTGAAAAAAACACAAATGTTATATCTGCAAGTGGGTGGTTATTTATAAATAGAATCCTTTGGGTAATTATTGGGCTTGTTATCATCATTAGTTCATATCTGTCTTTTTCATTTATTCAGAAGAATAAAAAAGTAGAAAAAGAAAAGAAAGTCAATAAAAAAGAGCAATCAATAAGAATTTTCAATCTTCCAAAAGTGCAAAGTAGCTTTAATTTTACGACTTCAAAAAAGCAGTTTATTAGTTTTTTTAAAATAAACTTTTATACTATTTTAAAAAGTAACACTTTTAAAATAATGCTTATCGTTGGTGCTTTACTTCTAGTTAATAAATTACTAAATGGGTTTGATTTTTATGGAGTTAAATCATATCCTGTTACTTATAAAATGTTGGATTTTAATCGGCCTGTAAGTACGATTTTTGGAATGATCATGTTAGTTTTTTTTAGTGGAGAATTGGTGTGGAGAGAACGATCAAGTAATATTAGCGGAGTTATAGATGGATCACCACACAGTTCAATCGTTTTGCTTCTTGCCAAAATTACTTCATTAATAGCGATTAATGTTATATTCGATATGTTCCTTATTTTGATTTCTATTAGTTATCAATTGTTTAGTGGATATACCAGTCCAGATATCGATGTGTATTTATTAGATTTTATTTACTCAGGATTATCAATGTACATAGCCTGGTCCTGTATTCTAGTCTTTATACAAATTATTATAAACCATAAATATATAAGCTATTTCATTTCAATACTATTACTTTTTTTATTTGAATTTGTTATTGTAGATGCTTTAGGAATAGAATCATTTATGTTAAATCTTGGTTTCACTCCAAATTATCAATATTCTGATATGAATGGTTTTGGTGCAGCACTAGTTTCAAAAAATTGGTTTAGTTTGTATTGGATATTGTTTGGCTTTTCACTCATTACTATAGGAAGTCTTTTATGGATAAGAGGCTCTGTAAAAGGAATAAAAGATAGAATTAAGTCTGCCAAAAAGCATTTTGTAAAGAAATATGCATTGACTTTAATTACAGTTTTTTGTTTGTTTTTCCTTACTTCATGTTTTGTTTACTACAATACACAAGTAGTAAACTCTTATAAATCTGCCAATGAAATAGAAGTTATGCAGGTTTCTTATGAGAAGATGTACAAAAAATTTGAAAATATCCCGCAACCCAAATTTGGTGATGTTACCTACGAAGTAGATATATATCCCGAAGAACGTAATTTACTTGCTAAAACTCATACTGTCTTATTAAACAAGACAAATGTGGCAATAGATGTTTTGCATTACTCTATTTCGCGGTACTATGCAACAGAAAAATGGGACATTACTTTAAAGATTCCGAATGCAAATTTAGTTTTTGAGGATAAAGAATTAGGATACCTAATATATAAACTGGATACTCCATTACAACCCGGTTCTAAAATAGATATCGTTATAGAGGCTGTATATAAAAGTCAGGGGTTCGAGAACAGTGTTTCAAATTTACGCGTCGCAAAAAACGGAACTTTTATTCAGGAAGCCTACATATTACCAACAATTGGATATGATGAAAATAATGAACTCATGGATCAAAATGACAGAAAGAAATATAATCTTCCAGTAAGAAAACAAATGGCACTATTACGTACTAATGATAATATTAACACTAAGCAAAATTATTTTACCGAAGGAGAATCTGATTGGGTAAATGTTGAAACGATTATTTCAACATCAAGTAACCAAATTGCTATTGCTCCAGGAACATTAATAAAAGAATGGAAAGCTAATGGACGTTCATATTTTAAGTATAAAAATGATCACAGCTCTTTAAATTTTGTCAATTTTATGTCTGCAGAGTATGAGGTATCTCGCAAAAAGTGGAATGGTATAGATATCGAAGTATATTATCATAAAGATCATGATTATAATATTGATATGATGCTGGATGCTATAGAAGAATCATTAAAATATTATACCAAAAACTTTGGGCCTTATGTTCATAACCAGGCCAGAATCATCGAGATACCAAGGTATTATAACTTTGCGCAGGCATTTCCTGGTACAATGCCTTATACCGAGGGTGGTGGATTTACAACTGATCTTTCAAACAAAAATGATAACAATATTATTGAAGCTATCATTGCGCACGAAATGGCACACCAATATTGGGCACATCAGGTAGTTGGGGCAAATATGCAAGGAGCTACTATGTTATCTGAAAGTTTTTCAGAGTATGCTGCATTAATGGTAATGAAAAACAGGATAAAGGATGATCGTAAAATGAAACAGTATCTGAACTATGATTTCGAAAAATATCTAAAAGGTAGAAGTGCTGAAACCGAAAAAGAATTGCCGCTGTATAAAGTAGAAGATCAAGGGTATATTCATTATGGTAAGGGAAGTGTTGTGCTGTATGCTTTACAAGATTATATAGGAGAAGATAAAATGAATACTGCTTTAAAAAACTTTTTGGATGAATATAAATATAAAGAACCACCCTATCCAACAACGCATGATTTTCTAAGACATCTGAAACCGCAAGTTCCCGATTCATTAAATTACTTGATAACCGACTGGATAAAAGAAATCACCTTATATGATTATCGTTTAAAAGATGCTACGTATAAAAGGAAAGAAAATGGGAAATATGAAGTCTCCATGGATATTGAAGCATATAAAATAAAAGTCGATAGTTTAGGGGTCGAAAACAAGGTGAGTCAACGTGATTGGGTAGATATAGGAGTATACAGAGATACAGATGAAAAGCACTTAATTTACTCAAAAAGAGTCCTTTTTGTCGATGAGAAAATGAATTTCTCTTTTGAGGTTGATACCATTCCTGCAAAAGCTGTAATCGATCCAAAACGATTATTAATAGAAAGAGTAATCGACGATAATAGTAAAGAATTTTGA